The segment GTAACGGTACTATTCTTGCAAACAATGGTAGTATGGAGAACCAGGGTATTGAAGTAAATCTTTCGGTGAAAGTGATAAATGCAAAAGATTTTAAATGGATCATTGATGCAAACTATGCATACAATAAGAATACCATCAAATCATTGCCAGATAATCAAACCTTCCAATTGTTCAAGAGTTTTCAGGCATTGCAGGTGGGTAAACCTTTGAACAGTTTTTATCTCGTTCAATATGCAGGTGTAAATCCTGCCAATGGTAATTCACAATACCTGAAAGCTGACGGAAAAACCATCACAGAAGATTATGATGCAAATGATCTTACTGTATTAGGAGGAAGCGATGCGCCTCATAACGGAGGTCTTACAAATACATTCAACTTTAAAGGCTTGGAGCTTTCTGCCTTCTTTGTTTATTCACAAGGTAACTATGTGTATAACAATGCACGCTATAATGTTGAGTATTATGCATACACTACATCAGGTTTTGCACGCAGTGGTTTAACTGCATGGACAACTCCCGGTCAGCAAACAAACTTCCCTCGTATTGATGAAGCTACACAAGGACAAACAACACGTTTCCTGGAAAAAGGAGATTTCCTTCGTTTGCGTAATGTGATGCTTTCTTATTCACTACCAAGAAGTGTAACAGAAAAACTGAAGATACAGGGCTTGCGTGTGTTTGTACAAGGCCAGAATCTTTACACATGGCACAAGTTCCAGGGATGGGACCCGGAAGTATCAACTATTGTTAACTCCGATGCTAATTCCAATGCTGCGGTAAGTGGTGCGCAATATCCATCCTTACGTAGTGTAAACTTTGGTTTGAATTTAAATTTTTAATGAACGAAATTTTTAAGATATGAAGATGACACTAAAACCGGTTTACATCATGCTTGCCCTGCTGCTCACAGGATTCATGGCATGTAAAAAACCATTAGACACAATACCTGATACTTCATTAACGGATCTAAAAACCTTTGATGATGTACGCAGTGCTTTACGAGGAGCGTATGATGGTTTCCAGAGTAATAATTACTATGGTAGCCCAGCAGCTTCCGGTACCGCCAGCGCATGGAGTGCATTACCTGAATTGATGGGTGATGATTTTGTAGAGGCATTGGAAAGTTTAGGCAACTGGAATATCATGAGCGAAATGAGTTATGCTTCAGATAACGGAGCAGTTGCAGCCGCTTTTATTCAACCGTATGAAATTATTTCAAGGGTGAATAATCTGCTGAAGTTTGTTGAGAAATATGAAACAGGTTCAACTGAAGCTGAAGCAAAACGCATCAAAGCACAGGCATTGGCTATTCGTGCACATGCGCATTTTGATCTCATGCGTTATTTCGCACAAGATTTTGGTCGTAACTCAACGGCACTTGGCGTGCCATTCGTAACTGTTTTCGATCCGCAAAAGCCGTTTGCTAACTTACCTGCCCGTAACACCGTAAAAGAAAACTATGATGCCATTCTGAAAGATCTGGGTGATGCACTGGTTGCTTTTCGTGCCGGCGGTAACACTACAGGAAATGGTTCACGCAATTATATTGACAGTGTGGTTGTATACGCTATGCGGGCACGTGTAAACTATTATGCGTCTGATTGGGCAGCTGTTATTGCAGATGCAAATATTGCATTAGCATTGAGACCTGTGGGTACTGCCGCCAATTATATTTCCACATTTGCAACAGCCGGAGAAGCTGCTCCTTCAAGTGAAGTGTATTGGGCTGTTCCTTCTGATAATGCTTTACGTCCCGGTGGTGCTATTAGCGGCACTAGTCCAAACTATCGTGTAACTGCCGCTATGAGTGCAATCTTACAGGCACAAGGTGGAGCTTATGTTGATCCAGGTATAAACCGTTTCAACCAGGCAGGCTCAGGCGGTATTCAACGCACACTTTGCTGGAAGTATCCCGGCATACGCAGCTTCAAAGTTTTCCGTGCAGGAGAACTGTTATTGATGCGTGCGGAAGCAAAACAACGTACCAATGATCTTTCTGCATTAACTGATCTCAACAGCTTGCGTACAAATCGTGGCGTAGCTATTGGTGCTGAAGTTGGCGCTGCATTGCTTGATGCCATTTTATTGCAACGCAGGGTTGAATTATTGGGCGAAGGTCATCGCTGGTTCGATCTGCGCAGATCAACCAAAACAATTGTACGTGCTGAATGTGGTGTTGCCAACGGCTCACGTGCCGACAATTGCAACATCCTGCCCACATCAAGGTCATGGACATTCCC is part of the Lacibacter sediminis genome and harbors:
- a CDS encoding RagB/SusD family nutrient uptake outer membrane protein, which encodes MKMTLKPVYIMLALLLTGFMACKKPLDTIPDTSLTDLKTFDDVRSALRGAYDGFQSNNYYGSPAASGTASAWSALPELMGDDFVEALESLGNWNIMSEMSYASDNGAVAAAFIQPYEIISRVNNLLKFVEKYETGSTEAEAKRIKAQALAIRAHAHFDLMRYFAQDFGRNSTALGVPFVTVFDPQKPFANLPARNTVKENYDAILKDLGDALVAFRAGGNTTGNGSRNYIDSVVVYAMRARVNYYASDWAAVIADANIALALRPVGTAANYISTFATAGEAAPSSEVYWAVPSDNALRPGGAISGTSPNYRVTAAMSAILQAQGGAYVDPGINRFNQAGSGGIQRTLCWKYPGIRSFKVFRAGELLLMRAEAKQRTNDLSALTDLNSLRTNRGVAIGAEVGAALLDAILLQRRVELLGEGHRWFDLRRSTKTIVRAECGVANGSRADNCNILPTSRSWTFPIPFNELKVNPNLVQNQGY